In Prinia subflava isolate CZ2003 ecotype Zambia chromosome 8, Cam_Psub_1.2, whole genome shotgun sequence, the genomic window cctgccctggcactggcGCTTCATGAAGACCCCCTCAGGTGCTACCCACAGCAACACCCCGCGCTCCAGGTGGGGCAAGAGCCGCTCCAGCACGTCGGTCATGCAGGCCACGTGGCCATGGCCACTGAGCACCTGTGGTGGGGGGAACTTTATCTGCTCCATGCAGGAGGGGCCGTAGAGGTGCTCGCTGCTGGCCGGCATGGCACTGGTGGTGATGCGGCAGCCCTCGGCCGTGCGGGTGGtcacctccttcaccagcacGTCGCAGTAGTACAGGCGGATGTGGAGCCAGCAGTCTGGGGCAAAGGGGGGGTCAGTTCACAGCCAAGTTGGGCTGGTGGGGCAACCCAGGGTATTGCCCGCAGCATGGCTCCTACCTGAATTGTTGACGTCCTCTGCAGGGAGGTAGGACTGGGGCCCAGGAAGAAACTGGCCATGGGTCGGGTTCCAGCCATAGAAGATTCCCCTCACAAGGCACTCTGGACCAGGGCAGAGATGAGGTGGTAAAAGGACATGGACACTTACCCCAAGGGCTCCCAGGCACTCTCCTGACCCAAGCCCCGAGACCCACACTTCCCACTGTGTTTGCTCACTATTGTGCCTCATTATATCCCCTAAAGGCATGGCTTTGCTGGGGTAGGGAGTTCTCAGCCCCCACCTCAATCCCCACAGGTGTTGCCTGTGACAGGAGAGCAGGATACTGGTAGAAGCatgtgctccctgtccccagccccaccccaccgAGAGGGACCCTCCTCACCTCTCTCGGTTGGGTGGCCGGAGAGCCGGGCCTGTGGAGACATGTGGGCACTCTCCAGCATGTCCTTTTGGCTTTCCTCCTTCTTTGgactccctgcagtgctgccctgggggtaggagcagctttggtgagggctgagctggcagtGGGGGACCCTgagccagctccagcctctaCCATGGACCCCATAAGCAAGCAGATCCCCTGCCTGGGTCTGGCAGTGCATGGCACAGGGGATCCTCTCTGATGCCCCGTGGGACAAATGCAGGCAGTGTGCAAGCAGGGGAGCAGCTGATGGGTGAGGGGGGAatttttcaccttctccccTGCCTGGACGGCACAGGGCAGGCTCACCTGCTGGTCGTCACTGCCTGGGGACTGTGTGTCACTGtcctctgcagagagcaagAAAGAACAGATGAACCCCTGGCAAatggcaggaacagccccagggaaGACAGCTGGCTGTCTGGGACAcccagagaggaagaggagcagtgAGGAAGGGTAAGGGCTGGGGGGCTTGTACAGGCATGGTTCAGATATCAACACCACATCTGGCACAGGAGGAGGGACGGCAGGGACGTACCTGCATCACAGGCTCTGTCAGTCACGATCTGGTACACCTTGTAAGGCTCGGAGATGTCCAGCTGGCTCCGCTCGGGCACCTCCTGGAAGTCGGTGCTCTTGTTGAGGGCGCAGCGCAGCCGCGTCTTCCAGGTGGAGGGGTCGGCCTTGTCCGTCCCTTCGTGGTACTTCCCCTTGTACACGGCCCAAGCCTGAGGGACAGAGggtgccctgtgctgtgggggTGGCCACAACCTGACCCCGGCGCGGCTGTCCAAGGGGGTCCAGCGGGGTATGAGTCCACTGGGGGATGGGGGGCAGTGGGGAGCcggggctgtgtcctggggacTGCGGGGAGCCGGGTGGTGCGGGGTTGCTGGGCAAgcgggagccccgggagcgcGCACGGGGTGGGCGGTGTGTGCCCCGGGTGTGCACGGAACCAAGTCCCAGCGCTGCGCACAGAGTCCGGGAACGGAGAGCCCTGGAGGTGCACATGGAGCGcggctgcacagagctgcctgagCGACTCCGGGGTGCGCACGGAGCTGGGCAGCGGAGACCCTCGGGCAATGGGGAGTGCACACGGAGCCCGGGAGCCAGTCCCAGGGACGCTCCCAGGGCCGGGGGGGACCGCGGGGAGCCCGGGGTACCTTGAAGAGCGCAGCATCCTCCTGTTGCCGGTAATCCTGCTTGGCTGCGTGCTTCCAGGGGATGCGGAAGAGCGTTCGGTGCCGGTTCTCCCAGCGCAGCCCCGGGTACCGGCCGCTGTCGATCTGCGCGATCAGCCACTCCTTCAGCCGCATGGGCGCCCCCGGCTCCGCCATCGCGGCCCGGCGGCGAAACCGAAAGCGGCTCCGGCTTTCACTTTCCCTTTCCTGGCCCACGCCGTAGGTTCTGGCTGCCCCAAGACGGGGGGGGGACGggtcttaaatttttttttctgctccacTTTTCCCCACGCGGCAGCGTCAGACATCCGTGTTCAGGAAAAAGTGATGTCGTAATTGAAGGTTACAGCAatgggaagagctggagctggtgccTCCGGGAGGGAACCCCAAACAAGGCACCCCCGAGGTTTCAGACCCTCACAGTGTGTGCACCCATGTACACCAATGGAGATTTTAGGCTCTCCCCGTTGCTCATAGGCTCCTGCGGAGGGTCTGGGTGATTGACCCCCTTCCCGGGAAGTGCCCTGTGTTAGGCAAAGGGTGGGCGCCTATTCCCGGCTCTTGCCTGGGGCTCCAGCCTTTTCCTGCCGTGCAGAACACAGTGTGCAGCTCGCACTGGTAATTTACATACCGATACCTGCACCGGGTGTATATCTCAACACAGACACCCTGCACTCGCGGGAGGGGGGCAGGCACACTGCATGCACGGGAGAGGGGACAAGGCACCAGAAGGCACACGGAactcctctgctcccctcccaaATGCTTCCCCTAAACCTGTGTTCTTAAAGGAGACAAGGGACCCTACTCCCTTTACTTCCTGCTTTGAGGATCCAGCCGGACACGTCCCAGCTCCGGGGGCTGCGTCCTCCCGTGGAACCAGCTGCTCACTCCATGGGTGTGGGGAGATGCAGGGAGCTGCGGGAAGAGCACGGGGTTTCCAGGGTGGTGTGAACAGTCACATGTCCCCATCTCCCAAATCTCTCCTCTGCTCTAACGCTCACGTCTGCCTCGTGGGGCTCGGGATGCTGAGTCGAGCGGGAAACGGGTGGGGAGGGCGGATgagctgtgccaagggctgcCCGGACCGGGGTGGGACACATCCTGCACCAGCTCCCCATGGCCCCCAGCAGGGCGTGGCCTGGGTCACTGGGCCGCCCTGAGGTAACGCTGGTGGTTCGTCCATCACTGCTGCAGAGTCTCATGTCACTGTGCAGGGAAATCCTGCtcttctgcctggctgctgcccccCAAGTATCCTTTTGCAGTCCCCCAGGtctcctttcctgctctgagTCAGAGAAAGTCACCTCTGGCCAAGAGAAGAAGCAAAGTTCCTGAGAGCTACTGGGGCTGCAGTCTCCAAATGAATAATCAGTGGCAGAGAGCCCAGTCCCGGGCTTTCTCAGAGGATATGaggacagggcacagccacGTGGCACAGAGGGCACATGGGGCCACACGGGGCTACAAGCAAGCCCCACTAGCAGGGGTTTTCTCTCCTTATTGAGCCTGTCTGGGACCTCTTTGATGCAAAGTGAAGCCCAGGCACCACCTGTTCCCGCCATCTGGGCGAGCTGCAGGGCCATGTTCTGGGAAAAGGGCCTGGGAACTGACCGACAGAGAATCCACACCTCCCCTTTCTGCCTTGGGAAGCAGAGCGATGGCAAGGAGTCACTGCACAGCCTCCCAGCGGCTTGCACTGATTACATCCAAGGCCGGGAGATAATCGCAGCCGCCGGCTCGTTTGTCAGCCCCAGCCCGCCGGGATAAGTTTTATCGGCCGGCCTTTTATCGGCTCGCCGGGGATTTCATGTGGTGTGGCAGCCGCCTGGTGACGCAGGACTCGGGGGATCCAATTACCCGGGCATCAGCGAGGACGCCCAGGAGCCAGATTCCCCAGCCAGATTCCCCACTGTATTCCTCACCGCGCTTCTCCCTTCCCAGGGAAGGTGAAGCTGCTTAACCCTTCAACTTTTCATGCCAAAATGAGCTTCAAAAGGGAGTCAAACATTAACTCATAGCTAACCCTGCCCTTGTCCGGGTTTTTCCAAGCTGTGTAAACCAGATCTgccaaaataaacacattttgcagtgctgtggagctgagctggagggGCCAGGGCCCTGTGTGGTTTACAGCGGGAACAGGGGAATCCCTGGGTGTAAAGATCTTGGCACAAGGTATCCCAGTGTGGGAGGGTGCAGCTGTGCATGGGGCACACGTCCATCCAGGATGCAtggtcctgggctgcagggttTCCACCCTGCTGGGTGCTGAGGAGGCCAAAGGGTGCTGAAGAGCCTGGCCTGGGGACAAGGGAGTGGGTAGAGAAGCCTGGAAGGAACTGGGAGGAGAGTGGGATCCCATGGCACATGGCATAGGAGAGTGAAGGATGATGCACCTCTGGTGCACAACTGGTTATTCAGTTCACTCAGGATCTGCCCAGAGAGGGTGGAGCTCCCTGTCTGCCGGAGTCACCCCAAGacagcacccagcccagcaggcagatgctggcagcaggaaggaaCCCTGGTCTTGAAGCTTTGTCTCCTGGGAGATCCCTTCCCCCTTGGAgaggggtgggcagggatgAGGAGACCCCAGAAATGTGCTCTGAGTCCCAACAGGGACGATGCTGATGACCCAGCTGGGCATCCTCAGAATTTTTCCCATCTGGGACTCTGCTCCAGGAAAAGGTGTAAATGGGACAGGTCTGAGGCTTGTGATACTCAGCTGGTGCCAGGCTTCCAGTACTCCCAGCAGCTGAAGCCAGCAGACTCCTGGACCTGGTGCTCCTAGATCCACTAAATGGAGAGGCTACAGTGAAAGAGACTCCAGGTGAGCTCCCACCTGCTGCTCCCAAcctctcctggagcagagcttgtccccagagagccctgccatggcagtcACATTTCTGACCTCCCTTGTCAGCTTCCCACAAGGCAGTAGGGTGAGCCCTGTCCAGACAtgccagtgtccccagcccacTCCAGAGagtggccagcagcagctccagactGATCCCATGCTGAGACCTTCCCCCTTGGCATCCCAGGCCAACCCGGCCACCACAGGAGAGTCAGACCACAGAGAAGGGTATTTATTACTGAGGGACAATAGAAAGTCTTTAAGCAAAATGGCTTAAGGCTCTGCTCTAGTGAGGTCTGGCCAGGTTAAATGCTTGGTTCCCACCTGTTACAGATTGTGCCCTGGGATAGGTGGGAATGGGGTGCAATGAATTCCTAAAGCTAGAGTGCTTGCTCAGAGCTTGTGCTTGGCCAGTCTGGAGCTGGACCCTTGCCTGGGAGCCCGTGTGGTGGTATTACCTGCTGGCACACTGGTGTGTCCCTGCTCCGCAGCCACCTGGATGCTGGGAgcttgtgctgctggtgggaaaACCGCTCTGAGGGGAGCACCGGCTCTCTCGTGCACCCTGAGGCCATGCAGTGGGTACCCAAGTGctaaagctgctgctggcaacACCTGGGTACTGGCCTGTGGCAGAAGAGACCCCCTCTGTGTTCTGCCCCAAGCAGGAGCCTGCAGTGACCCAGCAGCAGAGACCTGTGTCTCCAGTGCACCGAATGTGAAGAAGATGAGCCCAGCATGTGCTGCAAAGCCCAACAGCGTCCATGAAACCCGCCCAGAGGGTGGCACGTTCCCACCCcagaagaggagctgggctttGTGTAGGTTCCTGCCCAGTGCTCCCTGTCCCACTGTGTTGCATCTCCTTCATCTCTCCCAGGCTGTTGGGTGATGCTCACTGCTCTCCCTTGGCTTGGGTCACTTCAGACAAGCGGGGATGCAAGAGAACGTCCTCTTCACCCGCAGCAGGAAGGGACTTGTGCTCCTCATGTCTCTGGCTCTGGGGACCAGTCCTTGCACAGCTCCCTCTGTCCTGGACGTTCCTTCTCTCCCTACTGGCAGCAAGGCCTTTATTTCTTCCTCATCATTGAAAGGTGATGTCCCATACCTCTGCTTCAGGTGCCTGCGGacctggggaaggagagagaggtaAAATATAGTGCTGGTTTACAAGGGCAGGTCCAAGCAAGGGGAGCAGGGAAGAAACTGAGTCCCCTCAGGATTTGTCCTTGCTCTGAGACCCATGGCAGGCTCAGCCACGGAGCAGGGCATGGGTGGTAGAGGCTTGTCCCACCTTGCGGGCTGCGCTGCCGCCGAACTCagacagctgctgcctgaagccGGGGTTGGGGTTGGCAACGGGCCGGATGGTTCGGATGGCATCCAGCACCTCCTGGCAGCTCAGCTCCGTGACAACCATGACGTAGGCAACGACCACGGTGGTACTGCGGGAAATGCCAGCGAGGCTGGCAAGGGAAGGTGCAGAAGGGCTGGTGTTAGTGGCACACCCTCACCCCATGCTTgcttctccctccacccctgtGCCTCAGATATTTCAGTTCTTCTTCTCCAAGGACTTGCTGTCCCAGAGGCCTGAGACCGTCCAAGGTCCTGGCCATCAGTGCCTATAAATACCCACTCCTCTACAAGGAATGGGagcagcagccgctgcctgGCTGCCTGCCCCAAACCCCGCTCATCCCGCGCACTCAGCTGCAGCAAAAAGCTGCCCCGGCTCCAGGACTGCCTGGATCCCGCTGGGTTTGAGTCACAAGCCACAGCCAAGGGTGGATCCTGGGTGGGTCCATTGGCACAGAGCcctctggcacaggctggctTTGATCAGGGGTTGCAGCTGaagtgaggggctgggggctgtatctgctgtgctggggggacacaggaggggctgcaggggaggaggcaTTACCAGTGGACGAGGCAGTTCCCTCCATGCAGGCGACACTGATGGATAAAACTGATGCATTCCTTGAAGTGCCTCTTGCtagcaggaaaaataaaccagacagAATAAGAACTTCAGGGGTGGAACAGCATTTTTAGCTGCAGGCAGAACAGCCCTGCGTGTTTGAGTTGTTTTAGGGGATCTGCCAGCCACTGCTGAgacctgagcagctctgtgctgtttaTTCCCAAGGAAAGGTGGATTTGCCAGCTCATTCTGTGCTGGGACACAGAAGGGGACACTGTGCTGGGGATGCACGGGGCTGCCCTGTGACTTGTGTGACTCatgctggggcagtgggagctggctGCTGGAATCTCCAGCCACGCCTGTGCCCTTGGCTGGCTCCACACCCTTTATGTGCTCTCCCCTCTCCAGACACTTCCTGGGGGGATGCTTGCTGCTCCTCTCAGTGAGTGCTGCCTCTCACCCAGGGCTCATATCCTCACAGCAGTCCCTGAACTGGGATGCTGTTGGTGTCCAGGGGTGGTCCCCTGCACTGTGGCATCACATCTCCAGCCTGTGGGTCGTTCTGCttgaggagctggaggcagcacatGGAGGGCTTGAGAAGCTGTGAACCCTCCTGTCTGGTCaccctcccacctccctgcatgtccccagcctccccagggTACTCACATGTTGGCTTCAGGGGTGTCAGGCAGGGGGATGCGGAGGTAGGTAATGTCCTGGAAGACAgagtgggaagaggagaagctcAGGCACTGCAGCCAGGGTGTCACACATGGTCAGagggggctggcagtgcctttGCTCCTCGCCCACAGCTGCCTTACGGGGTTTTGCTTCCCCCACACAGCATCCCCCCTGCATGGGGATGGGGCCGCGCTCTCCCTGGGATGAAGGGCAGGGCAAGGGGACACCAGCAACTCATGGGAGGGGTGGGAAATGAGAGGAGTCTGGAGAGCTGGAAATTGTTTCCCGTCAGCGTTCAAGGCCGGGTTATAGTCACAAGACAGCCAGTTTCCCATGCCGGGGGGCcgcccagctcctctgggatcAGTTACCAGGGAGAGGTGTACGTGCCATGGGATGCtcagagagagaaggcagatgCAGCatggaaggagctgcaggagtcACAGGTTGACATCTGATGCAGGACCCTACCTTCAGCAAGGGCTGGGGGGATTCATGGATCGAAACAATGTGGGTGATCTTGTTCCGGCTTAGCTGCTCCAGGTCTTTGGCATCTAAAGGATAAAACTAGACATCAACATGTATTCATTTCCTACCCGTCTCTTCCCACAGCGTTCCCACCCTGCTTCTACAGccagccagcacacagagccttgcTTCAGCAGATCAACTGCATCCCACCCCCAcatgcagcagtgcagacacGGGCAAACATGGAAACCTGGAATGCCAGTCCCATGATCCCAAACCAGATCCCTTCTCCTTGCTGCTCATGCTGGTTGAACCATTCACACCTGCACAGAAACACTCTGGGTCAGCACGTAGTGTCCCTCCTGCCTGTACTTGTCCTCACTTTGGGAGGAGACATGTGCCCTGCCCACACCTCCTTGAGCAGACACACACGTAGCACTGGAACTTGCTACAGCCTGAGAGAATTGCTTTATCTTGCTTTATCTTGTGAACAACGGAAGTGGAGCTACAACGATTTATATCAACTCTgattttctgtagaaaacacCTGAGCTTGTGAGAGCAGTGACTTGCTGCTTTCTGGTCTGTTCTCTCTGCTGCGTGGACAGAAATGGGGTGTCCTTGGCTGTTTGAGGCAAT contains:
- the DUSP15 gene encoding dual specificity protein phosphatase 15, with the protein product MVSGAICAWAVRNGLPAVQCEILPGLYLGNFVDAKDLEQLSRNKITHIVSIHESPQPLLKDITYLRIPLPDTPEANIKRHFKECISFIHQCRLHGGNCLVHCLAGISRSTTVVVAYVMVVTELSCQEVLDAIRTIRPVANPNPGFRQQLSEFGGSAARKVRRHLKQRYGTSPFNDEEEIKALLPVGREGTSRTEGAVQGLVPRARDMRSTSPFLLRVKRTFSCIPACLKAVFPPAAQAPSIQVAAEQGHTSVPAVCLPPSRECRVSVLRYTPGAGIDPSPPRLGAARTYGVGQERESESRSRFRFRRRAAMAEPGAPMRLKEWLIAQIDSGRYPGLRWENRHRTLFRIPWKHAAKQDYRQQEDAALFKAWAVYKGKYHEGTDKADPSTWKTRLRCALNKSTDFQEVPERSQLDISEPYKVYQIVTDRACDAEDSDTQSPGSDDQQVSLPCAVQAGEKGSTAGSPKKEESQKDMLESAHMSPQARLSGHPTERECLVRGIFYGWNPTHGQFLPGPQSYLPAEDVNNSDCWLHIRLYYCDVLVKEVTTRTAEGCRITTSAMPASSEHLYGPSCMEQIKFPPPQVLSGHGHVACMTDVLERLLPHLERGVLLWVAPEGVFMKRQCQGRVYWNGPLAPHKNWPNKLEREKTYKLLDTQQYIQQVQEYLSNGQFMPQYQIYLCFGEEYPTRAGHPFQKLIMAHVEPVFARELFHHAQRLRPTLFCNSPQPCAPGTSSHVFRVLKQLCQP